The genomic region TACGATGGTTAAGATGATAATCATTATATTAACTGTTTTCTCAGTGTTTCCTGGCGTGCCACAAGCGCTGTCTGGAAACTCTGGCGATCCAGTGTGGTCATAAGAAGCTGCAGGGCCGTCTGCAGCTGTTTGGCAGAGATTTCACTCAGGTAGCCAGCTGTGCCAGTGACGGTATTCCCTTCATCATCACCAAGTGCATCTCTGAGATCGAGAGACGGGCACTGAAGATGAAGGTGAGAAAAAGCACGTATGCTGTGTTTTGAAGGGGTGGTCGATTTCTGATTGTTTGCCTTTGAACCGTTGGGTTTAAAtctcctttctcctcttttcagGGCATCTACAGGGTGAATGGAGTGAAGACCCGTGTGGAGAAACTGTGTCAGGCCTTTGAGAATGGAAAAGAGCTGGTCGAGTTGTCTCAGTGTTCACCACATGACATAAGCAACGTGCTCAAGCTTTACCTCAGACAGGTAACTGAGGTTACACTGATGTGTAGCAGCTAGTAAAGACTGAACCTGAAGCTCAAGTCAATCATCATATGTTTGGTGTTTTTCCTTTACCCCCAGCTGCCTGAGCCCATCATGCCTTTCCATCTGTACAACAAGCTGATGGGTTTGGCAAAGGAGAGTCTGCATAATGAAGGAGACACACCGGAGGGGGAGGACTCAGAGTCGAGCAGCACTCACCCGGCAGTGAGCAGGGGGCCAGAGCTGGTGGATCTGGGCCCAGACACGGACCCAGAGGTCCTGGTCCTGGTGGACAGTCTGAGGGAACTTTTAAAGGAGCTGCCCAAACCCAACATCGCCACACTGCGCTACATCGTTCGTCACCTTCGAAGGTGAGTTAGTCATACAAGtcatattaattttttattaaaaagcaaAGATTCTGTTAACCTCACCATCCTTTCTTGCTCCATCTTTCTCATTCCAGGATCGCAGAGCTGGAACAGGATAACAAGATGAGCCCCAGCAACCTTGGCATTGTGTTTGGGCCCTCTCTGATGCGGCCCCGTCCAACGGGGGCTACGATATCCCTGTCCTCTTTGGTTGATTATCCCCATCAGGCTCGCATCGTGGAGGCCTTCATAGTCTTCTACTCTTCCATCTTCCAATCCAAAACTTCTCAGACCCACAAAACCTCCCGTGCTGCCTCCACGCAGCAGGTAGGAATCCAGCACACGGTGCACATTAGTATTTACTTACTGCTGTGCCTTTTTGTGAGACATTTTTAGGAATTAAATACTACTGCACAAAATATTTGCTCTGTTTTTACACATACTCTAAAGCATTGGAACAGAAAACCTGCTTTAACAAAGTCTAAAGAGTTAAAGGTTGCAAACAGCCCGGTATTAACGAGCAATACCAAAACTGGTCATAATCAGTCTGGCTAATAGAGACACCagatttgcatttttctgttgactgaaaacaaattcATGTTGTGAAGCTTTCACACTTTCCCTCCTGGTTTCAGGAAAATGTTACACAAGACAAAATGGTGAGCCCTGTTGACGCAGAAGAGGATGCgagcagagaggagaagacTAAACCTGAGGTTGACAAGACAGAGGAGGGATGTGGTGAGTTTTAAAGGCCAAGTTGTGTAATTTTATAGTAAATGATTTGCTCTTGAAAATGTTATATACATTTATCACTTATTTATCTGCATTCAGGAAGCTCTTTGGGGTCATTGGGCTCCAGTGAGCAGCTCCCAGACTCTGACTCTGAGCTGGACGAGAGGCACTCCCACAGCCTTACGAAGCAGGAGAGCGTGAGCATAGACGATGACCAGCTGAGCTACAGGGACAGTTTGGACCTGTCCAGTCAGTCTGCAATCCACATCGAGCCTGAACAAGATCTGGATCAGGATCAGGAAAACCCAGAGGGAGAAGAACCCCCCGCTCTGCCAGACAGCGGGCCCCCAGAAGAAGGTGCTGGAGAAGAGCAGGATCTGAGCGCTTCTCTGGCAGAGCTCAACGTGAATCAgtccaacaataacaacaactacCACCCGTGCTCTCCCACACTGAGCCTGTCGGGCCTTCCACTGGCACGTCTCTGTGGAAAGAAATTACCACTGACGAGAAATCGAGACAGCGAGCCAGAGTTTGTCTGATATTGTCAATCGTGTCTGTTCGTCTTTAAATTTGAAGTTAATGAAAGCCTAACGGTCTGCCGTGTAAATAGgtcaaattaaattttaaactgTAGATGTATGTTACTGTACTAATCTTTGCTGCCAGTGAACCCTCTCTGCACGCTTGCTGCTCTTGGGATTACTGGCGTTTCAAgatatttgatttgtttgtattttaaagcgtttgttttttgggggaagGGAACGCTGCATCAGAATGGGTGACGCGTGCAAACTTTTCAAGCAGATTCCACTGCTGGTTATTTCAGCTCTAAAATTGAAATACATGTAAACATTCTTATAAATGTTGCCTTTTGTCTTATGTCAGTTTTAATAAAGGTTCTTGttttaaatttgtagtttttgatTTTTGGCATTTTGTGCAAATTACCAAGACGGAGAAATTAAACCAAATGAGCACAGTTGCAACCTATTTCCTAGAATGGGGAACGTGGTGAGGAATATGTCGTctttaatgtattcattttgtCACTCCTGGCACTCAATGGGGCGAGGGAACTGGAGGAAGTGTTGAATACAGTAGGCGGTAACCTCTGAGGCTCAGTTAGCAGAGACTGGTATCAAAAGTAGGTCTAcgatagcagcagcagcagcagcagcagcaacaagagTAACATGGCattcaagaggaaaaaaaaggtaagaGTCTTAATCGTTGCTTAGTGTAAAACGGCACATTTCAATTTTGaatcatttattttacaaaatcaGTAATTCAGGTCAAAGATACAAGCAGGGTGATAATTGAACAATGAATAACCAAAGCTGTCGTGCTGAGATTCCTTCACTGGTCCTTAAACGTTGATCAGGGAGAATAactagaaaacagaacaaagaaaatttaCAGCATCATTCAAGTTTGTTTTGAATGTTTAGACCGGAGATGCACCGAAagcattttaaattgtgtttgtatgttgtgGTTTAATACTTCCTTATTCTCAGGAAACACACAAAACCCAAGAACATTAAAACTTGAGGAGCTGCTACGCACTTTTTATCGCTtagtttctttttcagctgttaTGTAAAAAGAAGCACATACCTGTCATTGGACCAGTCTGTATGTGATGTACCGCCCAGCTGTTTCACTGGGTCTGATGATCTTCACTACCTGGAACAGCAGATACAAAatggcagctttttttttttatatattgccACAGCGCTGTCTATCAGTgcgatggggaaaaaaaagtgataaaaatagtgCTGTCTCATccttaatgaatgaatgaatccctctcatgcttttaaaagaagacacattgtttttgtgtttgcataaaGGGaccattcaaataatttaaataccCCCAAATGTCAAACCGGTTTCAGGTTGATCACGAGTCTCACAGGTTTCAGAACAAACCCCGCACATAGTTTCAAAACATTTCTTGCAAAAAGTTAAACCTCTTTAGTCACATTTTCTTGAATTCTGTCAGTTATGATAGTTTCTAAGATTTCTTACCTGTCCTCTTTTTAAGCCAAAGTAACGAGCCACAGGGTCCCCGGCCTGGATCCTTGGCAGCtggctttcttttaatttactgaGGTAATATTGTTAAGGGCAACGAGTGTACAAACCTCAACGCTTCTAAACTAATTTACTGTCATGCAGCGCAAAGTGCAAGGATACTATCTTGCCAGAAGTTCAGTCACTTCCTCTTTTGTCATGACGATGTGCTCTGGTACAAGCTGAAAGACAGGCGAGAAATGCAAATACAGAAATGTACAACACGCTGCAGGCTTACttgaaaataaagattttaataTAGAGGACAGTATGATGCTTACCTCGTGCTCTGTGATGTTAATCAGCAGCTCCTGCTGTAGAAACTGCTCCAGTATATATTTGGGTGCCATGTCGACTAGAGACTGTGAGGGATTTGTATATTTACAATCACTGCCGCATCATTTCGAGAGAAAAACCTTTCCCTTTTTATCACGTTTGCTTTAAACTGATGTTTACCTGTTTTGCTGAGGGTGTCATGCCCATCTGAACAACAATGATTGCCCGTGTGATGttctcctcctgcatcctctgACAGTACATCTTAATTGTCTTGATACCAACTTTGGGCTCCTCtgaaaagaaattgaaaaaaaaaagggtgagaTTTTATGAAATTATATACCTACAAGTAACATACAAAGATAAACAAACATGCTCATAAACACACGTTTTTACAAATGTAAATTAGTGCAGGTGTCATTAAACAGCTTTACTGCTAATCCCTTCAAAGTCTTCTCCTTATGAAGCGCTGCACGATTCCCAGCACTCCTGTTATTTCCACCT from Astatotilapia calliptera chromosome 23, fAstCal1.2, whole genome shotgun sequence harbors:
- the polr2eb gene encoding DNA-directed RNA polymerases I, II, and III subunit RPABC1, producing the protein MDDEEETYRLWKIRKTIMQLCHDRGYLVTQDELDQTLEEFKSQFGDKPSEGRPRRTDLTVLVAHNDDPTDQMFVFFPEEPKVGIKTIKMYCQRMQEENITRAIIVVQMGMTPSAKQSLVDMAPKYILEQFLQQELLINITEHELVPEHIVMTKEEVTELLARYKLKESQLPRIQAGDPVARYFGLKRGQVVKIIRPSETAGRYITYRLVQ